Below is a genomic region from Helicobacter pylori.
ATTTTTCTAACCCAGATTACATGCAATGGAGCGTGCCACAACTTTTATTAGAGGGCGAATTTAAAGATAACGCCTATGTTTTTAGAATCAAAGATTTGAAAAAAATCAAGCCCTATTCCCCTATTATGAAATATTTCGCCTTAGAAGATGGCTCTTTGGAAGTTTCTACGAGCGATTTTATTAATATTGATTTTTTTGCTAAGGATTTGAAAATCACTTTACCCATCTATCATAGCAACGGCAAGCAGTTTAATTCCCTCTCTTTATTTGGCTCTATTAATAAAGATGAAATTTCTGTCTATACTCCAAGCAAAAGCATATCTATAAAAGTTAAGGGGGATCAAAAGGATATTACCCTTAATAACATTGATTTGAGTATTGATGATTTTTTAGATAGTAAGATGCCAGCGATTGCGGGATTATTCTCCAAAGAACGAAAAGAAAAGCCTAGCTCTAAAGAAATCCAAGATGAAGATATTTTCATTAGCGCCAAACAACGCTATGAAAAAGCCCACAAAATTATCCCTATCTCTACACGCATCCATGCTAAAGATGTCGTGTTAATCTATAAAAAAATGCCTTTTCCTTTAGAAAATCTTGATATTGTCGCTCAAGATGACAGAGTGAAAATTGATGGCAATTATAAAAACGCCATGATCATGGCGGATTTAGTGCATGGGGCTTTGTATCTTAAGGCTCATAATTTTAGCGGGGATTATATCAACACTATTCTCCAAAAAGATTTCGTAGAAGGGGGCTTATTCACGCTTATTGGGGCTCTTGAAGATCAGGTTTTCAACGGCGAATTAAAATTCCAAAACACAAGCTTAAAGAATTTCGCTCTCATGCAAAACATGATCAATCTCATCAACACCATTCCCTCCCTCATTGTCTTTAGGAACCCTCATTTAGGGGCTAATGGCTATCAAATCAAAAAGGGATCTGTTGTTTTTGGGATCACTAAAGAATATTTAGGGTTAGAAAAAATTGATCTTATCGGCAAAACGCTTGATATTGCTGGCAATGGGATCATTGAATTAGACAAAAACAAATTGGATTTGAATTTAGAAGTTTCCACTATCAAAGCTTTGAGCAATGTCTTAAATAAAATCCCTATTGTGGGCTATCTTGTCTTAGGAAAAGGAGGTAAAATCACCACTAATGTGAATGTCAAAGGCACGCTGGATAACCCTAAAACCAAAGTAACTTTAGCGGCAGACATTATCCAAGCGCCTTTTAAAATCTTGCGCCGTATTTTCACACCTATTGACATCATCGTGGATGAAGTCAAAAAAAATATTGAATCAAAAAGGAAATTAAAATGACGCTCAATGAAGCCATTAAAGACAAAGTTTATGAAATCGTAGAAATCGCTAACTGCGATGAAGCCCTAAAAAAACGCTTTCTGTCTTTTGGTATCCATGAAGGGGTTCAATGCACCCTTTTGCATTATTCCATGAAAAAAGCCACGCTTTCGGTTAAAATCAACCGCATTCAAGTGGCTTTAAGATCCCATGAAGCGCAATACCTTATCATCAAAGAAAGCGTGTGAAAATGGGTTTAAAATGCGCTAAAACTCACCAAAAAGCCCAACAAATCAAAGAACTGCTTTTAAAACATTACCCCAACCAAACCACCGAATTACACCATAAAAACCCCTATGAATTGCTGGTGGCTACCATTTTAAGCGCTCAATGCACGGACGCTAGAGTGAATACAATAACGCCCAAGTTATTTGAAAAATACCCAAGCGTGAATGATTTAGCCCTCGCTTCTTTAGAAGAAGTTAAAGAGATCATCCAATCCGTTTCTTATTTTAACAATAAAAGCAAGCATTTAATCAGTATGGCACAAAAAGTGGTTAGGGACTTTAAGGGCGTTATCCCCTCTACGCAAAAAGAACTGATGAGCCTGGATGGCGTGGGGCAAAAAACCGCTAATGTGGTGCTTTCAGTGTGTTTTGATGCAAACTATATGGCGGTAGATACCCATGTGTTCCGCACGACGCACCGCTTAGGCTTAAGCAATGCTAAAGATCCCATTAAAACCGAAGAAGAACTCAGCGATCTTTTTAAAGACAACCTGTCCAAACTCCACCATGCCTTAATCTTGTTTGGTCGCTACACCTGCAAGGCTAAAAACCCCTTATGCGATGCGTGTTTTTTAAAAGAATTTTGCGTTTCTAAGGCTAGCTTTAAAGCGTAGTGGCTTTATTTGTTATAAAATTTATAGTAAAATTAAGATTTTATAATCAAAGTTAAATCATTCTTGAAAGAGTAGAAAGTTTTATGTCAGAAACAGAAGCTAATAAGTTAAAAATAGCCGAAAAAGAAAAAGAGAAAGCGAATAAAGAAAGAGAACTAGAGCTTTCCACTTATTTAGAAGAACTCATTTGCGATTATAAAAACCTTTTAGACATGGAGATTGTTTTTAGCGCGGAACTTGGCTCTACGCAAATCCCTTTGTTGCAAATTTTGCGTTTTGAAAAAGGCTCTGTGATTGATTTGCAAAAACCTGCCGGAGAGAGCGTGGATACTTTTGTGAACGGGCGGGTGATTGGTAAGGGTGAGGTGATGGTTTTTGAAAGGAATTTAGCCATTCGTTTGAATGAAATTCTTGATTCTAACGCCATTGTGTATTATCTCGCTAAAAATTCATGAGAGCGTTGTTTTTATTGTTGAGTGCTGTTTTAATGTTATTGGCTGAAGAAAAAATACCTTTAAACGATGACGCCCCTATTAAACTAGTGCATTGGCAAAATGCATTAAAAGAAGTCCAACCTGATTCAAACGCTCCAGCAACACCACCTATAAAAGCCGTGCAAACCACGCTCACTTTTGAAACGCCTTTTAACAAAACGCCTAAAATCATGGAAGTTGAAGGGCAAAAGGTGATCGTTTTAAAAAACGCTAAACTGGATTCTAAAAAAATGATGGATTTTAAAGAAGCCTCTTTAAATGCCTTAGAAATGTTTTCCTACCAAAATGACATCTATCTCTTGTCTAAAAAAGCCACAACAGAATTAGAAATCCAAGCTTCAAACAGCAAGGACAAAAAGCAACTCCGCTTTCTTTTTTTGCCTAAAGGTTTTCATTTAGCCCCACCGCCTAACCTGAAAGAAAAATCTCAGCAAACTAACCTTGCACAAAAAGACACCAACGAGCAACCCCAAAGCCCTTTAAACACTCTAGAGTTAAAACCCCCACTGGATTTAAGCCATGCTTATAAAGCGCTAGCGGTTATTGTTGCCTTACTCTTAATATTGTATATAATCAAAAAAAAAATTGTTCCCACACAAGGGTCTTTTTCTGCAAAAGATTTTAAGTTAGAAGTTAGTGTTTTGGGTCGTATTGATGCGAACCATAAAATCATTTCCATAGAAACTAATAAGGAGCGTTACTTGGTCTTACTAAGCGATAAATACGGCCTGCTTTTAGACAAAATAAGCCCAAAAACATCTAAGGAAGAACTGATTAAAGAAGCTGAAAATAATATAAAGAATTCAAAATTAGGAAATTTATATGCCGGAAAATTCTAAACTACAACCTGCTAAATTAGGGAAAAATTTTGACCCTGTGGATCATTCTAATAGGAATTTTTTCTTTTCTCTCATTCTGTCTGTATTGTTACACTGGTTGATTTATTTTTTATTTGAACACAGAGAAGATTTTTTTCCTTCAAAACCCAAGCTCGTTAAATTAAATCCTGAAAATTTATTGGTTTTAAAAAGAGGCCATTCACAAGATCCCAGTAAAAACACCCAAGGCGCTCCTAAACCCACGCTGGCTGGCCCCCAAAAACCCCCAACACCCCCCACCCCACCCACACCCCCCACTCCGCCAACACCGCCAAAACCTATAGAAAAGCCAAAGCCTGAACCTAAACCAAAGCCCAAACCAGAACCCAAAAAGCCCAACCACAAACATAAGGCTCTTAAAAAAGTGGAAAAAGTGGAAGAGAAAAAAGTAGTAGAAGAGAAAAAAGAAGAGAAAAAAGAAGAGAAAAAAGTAGTAGAACAAAAAGTAGAGCAGAAAAAAATAGAAGAGAAAAAACCTGTCAAAAAAGAATTTGACCCTAACCAGCTTTCTTTCTTGCCTAAAGAAGTTGCGCCACCCAGAAAAGAAAATAATAAAGGCTTGGATAACCAAACCAGAAGGGATATTGATGAATTGTATGGCGAAGAATTTGGGGATTTAGGCACAGCCGAAAAAGATTTCATCAGGAATAATTTAAGGGATATTGGGCGCATCACGCAAAAATATTTAGAATACCCTCAAGTAGCGGCTTATTTAGGGCAGGACGGGACGAATGCGGTAGAGTTTTACTTGCACCCTAACGGCGATATTACCGATCTTAAAATCATCATTGGCTCTGAATATAAAATGCTCGATGACAACACCTTAAAAACCATTCAGATCGCTTATAAGGATTACCCACGCCCCAAAACTAAAACCCTCATTCGCATTAGAGTGCGTTATTACTTAGGGGGCAATTAAAAAATGGAAATCACGCTTTTTGACCCCATAGACGCCCACTTGCATGTGCGAGAAAACGCGCTTTTAAAAGCGGTGTTAAGATATTCTAGCGAGCCTTTTAGCGCTGCGGTGATCATGCCTAATCTCAGTAAGCCTTTGATTGACACTCCAACCACCCTTGAATACGAAGAAGAAATTTTAAACCATTCTTCAAACTTCAAGCCTTTAATGAGTTTGTATTTTAATGATGACTTGACTTTAGAAGAACTGCAACGTGCTCACGAAAAAGGTATCAGATTTTTAAAACTCTACCCCAAAGGCATGACCACAAATGCGCAAAACGGCACTTCGGATTTGTTGGGTGAAAAAACTTTAGAGGTTTTAGAAAACGCCCAAAAATTAGGCTTTATTTTATGCATCCATGCAGAACAAGCTGGGTTTTGTTTGGATAAAGAATTTTTATGCCACAGCGTTTTAGAAACTTTCGCCCTTTCATTCCCTAAACTCAAAATCATTATAGAACATTTGAGCGACTGGCGCAGTATCGCTCTAATTGAAAAGCATGACAATCTCTATGCGACTTTAACTTTACACCATATCAGCATGACTTTAGATGATTTATTAGGGGGGAGTTTGAACCCGCATTGTTTTTGCAAACCTTTAATCAAAACCAAAAAAGACCAAGAAAGGCTTTTATCCCTTGCTTTAAAAGCCCACCCTAAAATCTCTTTTGGCTCTGATAGCGCCC
It encodes:
- a CDS encoding FeoA family protein, which translates into the protein MTLNEAIKDKVYEIVEIANCDEALKKRFLSFGIHEGVQCTLLHYSMKKATLSVKINRIQVALRSHEAQYLIIKESV
- the nth gene encoding endonuclease III, with the translated sequence MGLKCAKTHQKAQQIKELLLKHYPNQTTELHHKNPYELLVATILSAQCTDARVNTITPKLFEKYPSVNDLALASLEEVKEIIQSVSYFNNKSKHLISMAQKVVRDFKGVIPSTQKELMSLDGVGQKTANVVLSVCFDANYMAVDTHVFRTTHRLGLSNAKDPIKTEEELSDLFKDNLSKLHHALILFGRYTCKAKNPLCDACFLKEFCVSKASFKA
- the fliN gene encoding flagellar motor switch protein FliN, producing MSETEANKLKIAEKEKEKANKERELELSTYLEELICDYKNLLDMEIVFSAELGSTQIPLLQILRFEKGSVIDLQKPAGESVDTFVNGRVIGKGEVMVFERNLAIRLNEILDSNAIVYYLAKNS
- a CDS encoding energy transducer TonB, whose protein sequence is MPENSKLQPAKLGKNFDPVDHSNRNFFFSLILSVLLHWLIYFLFEHREDFFPSKPKLVKLNPENLLVLKRGHSQDPSKNTQGAPKPTLAGPQKPPTPPTPPTPPTPPTPPKPIEKPKPEPKPKPKPEPKKPNHKHKALKKVEKVEEKKVVEEKKEEKKEEKKVVEQKVEQKKIEEKKPVKKEFDPNQLSFLPKEVAPPRKENNKGLDNQTRRDIDELYGEEFGDLGTAEKDFIRNNLRDIGRITQKYLEYPQVAAYLGQDGTNAVEFYLHPNGDITDLKIIIGSEYKMLDDNTLKTIQIAYKDYPRPKTKTLIRIRVRYYLGGN
- the pyrC gene encoding dihydroorotase, yielding MEITLFDPIDAHLHVRENALLKAVLRYSSEPFSAAVIMPNLSKPLIDTPTTLEYEEEILNHSSNFKPLMSLYFNDDLTLEELQRAHEKGIRFLKLYPKGMTTNAQNGTSDLLGEKTLEVLENAQKLGFILCIHAEQAGFCLDKEFLCHSVLETFALSFPKLKIIIEHLSDWRSIALIEKHDNLYATLTLHHISMTLDDLLGGSLNPHCFCKPLIKTKKDQERLLSLALKAHPKISFGSDSAPHFISKKHSANIPAGIFSAPILLPALCELFEKHNALENLQAFISDNAKKIYALDNLPAKKVRLSKKPFMIPTHTLCLNEKIAILRGGETLSWNFQEIA